One segment of Chionomys nivalis chromosome 3, mChiNiv1.1, whole genome shotgun sequence DNA contains the following:
- the LOC130871669 gene encoding cytochrome c oxidase assembly protein COX19, whose translation MSTAMNFGTKSFQPRPPDKGSFPLDHFGECKSFKEKFMKCLRDKNFENALCRNESKEYLMCRMQRQLMAPEPLEKLGFRDVMDKKPEAKDKC comes from the exons ATGTCGACCGCAATGAACTTCGGGACCAAAAGCTTCCAGCCGCGGCCACCAGACAAAGGAAGCTTCCCGTTGGACCACTTCG gtGAATGtaaaagctttaaagaaaaattcatgAAGTGTCTCCGCGACAagaattttgaaaatgctttgtgCAGAAATGAATCTAAAGAGTATTTAATGTGCAGGATGCAAAG gcagctgatgGCCCCAGAGCCACTGGAGAAGCTGGGCTTCAGAGATGTGATGGACAAGAAGCCGGAGGCCAAGGACAAATGCTGA